A window of Rhododendron vialii isolate Sample 1 chromosome 11a, ASM3025357v1 contains these coding sequences:
- the LOC131306943 gene encoding uncharacterized protein LOC131306943: protein MMPMFLYIGVSLTLYSPSDDNLFGKGLYFYLVFRRSSLAFTHFFRFFVDKEKVRAITLLHTRLASFMYWFEQQSLNQGDDNTHACIDPFDWVLTVVGSLAAAAHGTALMHGHPDIRDVRFREFKEVEAKVPCLGHEFPIAYQSSISISCLVRNVAMMTSRKDTRYAINLVVTHDGTKFPCWGLHNLMSFKQKFGADTSGM from the exons ATGATG CCTATGTTCTTGTATATTGGGGTATCTTTGACTTTATACAGTCCAAGTGATGATAACCTTTTTGGAAAAGGATTGTACTTTTACCTGGTTTTCCGGCGATCTTCCCTCGcctttacccatttttttcgtttctttgTCGACAAGGAAAAAGTACGCGCAATTACTCTCCTTCACACACGATTAGCATCCTTTATGTATTGGTTCGAGCAACAAAGCCTCAACCAAGGCGATGACAACACACACGCATGCATTGATCCGTTTGACTGGGTCTTGACGGTGGTGGGATCGTTGGCCGCCGCCGCTCACGGCACTGCACTGATGCACGGACATCCGGATATAAGAGATGTTCGATTTCGTGAGTTCAAAGAG GTTGAAGCGAAAGTTCCATGCCTTGGACACGAGTTCCCCATTGCTTACCAGTCATCAATATCGATTTCGTGCCTTGTCAG AAATGTTGCCATGATGACGTCAAGAAAGGATACAAGATATGCAATTAACTTAGTGGTGACCCATGACGGGACAAAATTTCCTTGTTGGGGTTTGCATAATCTGATGTCATTTAAGCAGAAATTTGGAGCTGATACAAG TGGGATGTGA